Proteins found in one Tsukamurella paurometabola DSM 20162 genomic segment:
- a CDS encoding PE family protein → MVGLNVAPIQLLSGTNEVIANVATTSGLVGGAAGTLGAVIPAGIDDVSLMVAAGSAAHAANYLAVTVVDHAAVAQYAVSLSAVAATYVAADNAVQF, encoded by the coding sequence ATGGTGGGTTTGAACGTGGCGCCTATTCAGCTTTTGTCTGGCACTAACGAAGTGATCGCGAATGTCGCGACCACCTCGGGTCTCGTGGGTGGCGCGGCCGGAACTCTGGGAGCCGTGATTCCAGCCGGAATCGATGATGTCTCGCTCATGGTCGCGGCCGGATCGGCGGCGCACGCGGCGAACTATCTCGCGGTCACCGTCGTCGACCACGCCGCCGTGGCGCAGTACGCCGTCAGCCTGTCTGCGGTGGCGGCCACGTACGTGGCCGCGGACAACGCGGTCCAGTTCTAA